Below is a genomic region from Myxococcus fulvus.
GCCACGCTCGGCATGCTGACGGACAGCCAGGCGAAGCGCCTGAAGGACGCGGGGCTGTCCGCGTACAACCACAACCTGGACACGTCACCGGAGCACTACGGGGACATCATCTCCACGCGCTTGTATGAGGATCGGCTGCGCACGCTGGGGCGGGTGCGGGACGCGGGCATCTCCGTGTGCTGCGGCGGCATCATCGGCCTGGGCGAGTCCGTGGATGATCGCTGCAACCTGCTGCGCACGCTGGCCAATCAGGATCACCACCCGGAGTCGGTGCCCATCAACGCGCTGGTGGCGGTGGAGGGCACGCCGCTGGCGGAACAGCCCCGGGTGGAGACGGTGGACATGGTGCGCACCATCGCCACCGCGCGCATCCTGATGCCCCAGTCGATGGTGCGGCTGTCCGCGGGCCGCCAGCAGATGAACGAGGAGGCGCAGCTGCTGTGCATGATGGCGGGTGCGAACTCGCTGTTCTTCGGCGAGAAGCTGCTGACCACGGGCAACCCCGAGTACACCCAGGACATGGCGCTCCTGGAGAAGGCCGGCATCCGTCCGCTGGAGCCGCGGCAGGACCGGTAGGGTGAGTGGGCCGTGAGTGATTCGACGCGCGACGTGGCCTCGGAGTGGGCGCGCGAGGACTTGTCGGCGCTGCAGGCGCGGGGGCTTCGGCGTGGGCTGGAGCCCCTGGACTCGGCGCAGGGGCCGGTGGTGACGATGGGGGGCGAGACGCTCGTCAACTTCTCGTCCAACGACTACCTGGGGCTCGCGGCGTCGGCGGCGGTGAGGGCGGCGGCCATCGCCGCGGTGGAGCGGTACGGCGTCGGCACGGGCGCGAGCCGGCTGGTGGTGGGCGACACCCTGGCGCATCACCGGTTGGAGGCGCGGCTCGCGGCGTTCGAGCGGGCGGAGGCGGTGCTGCTGTTCAACAGCGGCTACGCGGCGAACACGGGCATCCTCCCCGCGCTGGTGGGGCCGGGGGACGCGGTGTTCTCGGACGCGCTGAACCATGCGTCGCTGGTGGATGGGTGCCGGCTGTCGCGCGCGAAGGTCGTCGTGTACCCGCACGCGGACGTGGAGGTGCTCGGGAGCGCGCTCGCGTCAACGCCGGCCCGTCGCAAGCTGGTCGTCACGGACACGGTGTTCTCCATGGATGGGGACGTGGCGCCGCTGCGCGGAATCGTCGAGGGGTGTGAGGCGCATGGCGCCGCGCTGATGGTGGACGAGGCGCACGCCACGGGGGTGCTCGGTGCGCGCGGCGCGGGCCTGTGCGAGGAGCTGGGGCTGGAGTCCCGGGTGGCGCTGCGCATGGGGACGCTGAGCAAGGCGCTGGGAGGGCAGGGGGCCTACGTGGCCACGTCGCGCGTGGTGGCGGACCTGCTCACGAGCCGGGCGCGGCCGTTCATCTTCTCCACCGCCCTGCCGGCGGCGCTGTGCGCGGCGGCGGAGGTGGCGGTGGACGCGGTGGAGAAGGACGTGGAGCTGCGCGAGCGGCTGTGGCGCAACATCCGTCGCTTCGCGGAGGGGTTGAGGGGCCTGGGCCTGCGCGCGGAGGCTCGCAGCGCGGTGTTCCCGGTCATCCTGGGCGAGCCCGAGCGCGCGCTGGACGCGGCGAGGCGGCTGCGCGAGGCGGGCGTGCTGGTGAAGGCCATCCGGCCTCCGACGGTGCCCGAGGGGACGAGCCGGCTGCGGTTCTGTCTGTCCGCGGGCCATACGCTGGGACACGTGGACCTCGCGCTGGAGGCGCTGCGGCACGTGGGCGTGCATGACCGTGGCACGTCGTGGTGATGAGGTCCTCGCGGCCCACGAGGACGCGCCACGGAGACAACACCGCATGAGCCGACCGTTCCAGATTTTCGTCACCGGCACGGACACGGGGGTGGGCAAGACGCAGGCCTCGCGCGCGCTCCTGTCCCTCCTCTCCGATGCGGGTCTGTCGCCCCAGGGCTTCAAGCCGTACGAGTCCGGCTGCGCCTCCCTGCGCGCGCCCGCCGACGCGCTCTCGCTGCGAGAGGCCGCGGGCAGCTCGCTCCCGCTGGACGTCCTGTGTCCGCACCGCTTCCGCCTGCCCGTGGCCCCGGGCGTGGCCGCCGCGCGCCTGGGCCGCGAGCCGGACTGGAAGACCACCCTGGCCGCCTGGAGGCAGCTCAAGGGCGGCCCCGCCGTGGTGGAGGGCGCCGGCGGGCTCTTCGTCCCGCTGGACTCGCGCCACGACGTCATCGACCTCATCCAGACGCTGCGACTGCCCGTGCTGCTGGTGGCGCGCGCGGGCCTGGGCACGCTCAACCACACCGCGCTGTCGCTCCAGGCGCTCGCCGCCCGGCGCATCCCCGTGCGCGCCGTGCTGCTGTCGCGGAGCACCTCGAACCGTGACGTCTCCGAGCGCGACAACCGCGCGCTGCTTCAGGCGCGCCACGGTGTTCCGGTGCTCGGACCGGTGCCGTTCGAGCCCGACGCGCGACGTCGGCACGCCGCGTTCCGCCGTGCCTTGCGCCCTCTGATGCCGTGAGCGCCGGGGCCGAGAATTCGGCCTCCCGCGCGTTCGGCCGGACGGACGGGTGCTACAGGTCGCGCAAGTTTTCGGGTGACGCGGCCGTGAAATGGACGGGCCGATTTTTCCGCGCGAGAAAGCCGTCACGAATGGCGGACATCATCGACCTCACGTTCCTCGCGGACGTCCGACGCTTCTTCCACAAGCTCATCGACCAGAGGGGGCTGTCCTACTTCCTCCAGAAGGACGGGGCTCGGCTGTTCCACATCGAGCCCACCAAGGTGGAGCTCGTCCTCCGTACCGCCCTGCGAGCCAGGGACCCGGAGCTTCCCAGGCCTCATGAGAAGGCCATCGAGCACTGCCGCAAGGAAGTGCGCCGCGAGCTCATCCGCCGCGTCGCCAACGCCATGCTGCAGACGGGGCTGTGAGCCGCTTCTCCCTCCGCTCGGACTTCTCCCGCACCCCGAATCCACTGGCGGAAGCGCTCGCCGGGCTCCGCGCCCAGGGCCTCCCCCCGCTGGACCTCACGGTTTCAAACCCCACCCGCGTGGGGCTCCCGGCGCCCGACGCCGGCGCGCTCCACCCTCCCGGCGCCTTCGATTACGCGCCGGAAGCACTCGGCCTCCCCTCGGCTCGCGAGGCGGTGGCCGGGTACCTCCGCTCCCGGGGCACCGCCGTCTCCCCGGAGCACCTGGTGCTCAGCGCGAGCACCAGCGAGTCCTACGGCTGGCTCTTCAAGCTCTTGTGCGAGCCGGGTGACGACGTCCTCGTCCCCGCGCCCTGCTACCCCCTCTTCGAGCACCTGGCGCGTCTGGAGGCCGTCCAGACGCGCTCCTACCGCCTTCCGCTCGCGCACGGCTTCGGCCTGGACGCGGGCGAGGTGGAGGCGGCCCTCGGCCCGCGCACCCGCGCCGTGCTCATCATCAACCCCGGCAACCCCACCGGCCACTTCCTGCACGAGGGCGAACTGGCCGCGCTCGCCGACGTCTGCGCGCGCCACCGCCTGGCCCTCATCAGCGACGAGGTGTTCGCCGATTACGCCTGGGCCCCGGCGCCCGGCCGCGTGATGACGGTGGCCGGCCGCGCGCTGCCCATGCCCACCTTCAGCCTGTCCGGCCTGTCCAAGGTGGCGGGCCTGCCCGGCCTGAAGCTCGGGTGGATGCACGTGGGCGGACCCGACGCCGCGCGCGACGAGGCCCTGGCCCGCCTGGAGTGGGTGGCGGACACGTACCTGTCCGTGGCCACCCCCGTGCAACTCGCGCTGCCCCGGCTGCTCGCCCACGCCCCCGTGTTCCAACAGGCGCTGCTCGAGCGCGTGCGCGCCAACCGCGAGCACCTCGCAAGGGCCCGTCCCCCGGGCGCGACGTGGGACGTGCTGCCCGCGCACGGAGGCTGGAGCGCGGTGCTGCGGATTCCGAGGGAGCCGGGCGAGGAGGCCATGTGCCTTGCCCTGCTGGAGGCGGGGGTGCTCGTCCAGCCCGGCTACTTCTACGACTTCGGCGGAGGCGCGTTCCTGGTGCTCTCGCTGCTCACTCCGCCCGAGGACTTCATCGCCGCCCTGGCGCCGCTGACGCGGGTGCTCGGGGCGGCGGGGTAGCGCGCTCCCCCGGACGAGGGCGCGTTCCTGGTGCTCTCGCTGCTCACCCCGCCCGAGGACTTCATGGCCGCCCTGGCGCCGCTGACGCGGATGCTCGGGGCGGCGGGGTAGAGCGCTCCCCACGGACGCGGGGAGCGCTCGTTCTACTCACGGGCGCTTCTTCAGTCCGCGGCCGGAGCGATGAGCTCCACCGTCTGGAAGGTGCCGTCGACAATCTGGAACAGCTCGTACTCGGACGGGGCCTCGCCCGTGGCATCGAAGTCCAGGGGGCCGCTGGCGCCCTGCACGTTGATGAACTTGCCCGCGCTGATTTCGCCGCGCGCCTCGGTGAAGCGGCTGAAGCCCAGCGCGTAGGTGGTCGCCGGGGTGGCCGGAGGAGGCGTCACCTTGGCCAGGCCCTGGGCGATGCGGTCACCGGTGATGGGCTGCGGGTTGTTGACCTCCGCGCCCGCCGCGAACGCCGCGCCCAGCGCCACCAGGTACATGGAGTCGTACGCGTGCGCCGTGAAGGAGAACTGGCCCGGGTCCGTGCCGTTGTACGCCGTGCGGAAGCGCTCCTTGAACGTGGTGTAGACGGCGTCACCCGGACGCGCCTGCGCGGGCGCGGTGCCGTAGGCGCCCTCGACGATGCCCTTCGAGGTGCCCAGCGACGTGATGAGGTTGGAGTCCTTGCTCGCGTCCGTGAAGAAGTAGCGCTGGCTGGTGCGGCCCTGCGCGGCGGCCTGGGTGATGATCTTCGCGTTGTCCTCGGAGAAGCCCATCATCACCGCGATGCTCGGCCCCGGGTTGGTCGCCAGGTGCGTCACGGCCGCGCTGACGTCGCCGTTGCGCGCGTAGAACGCGGAGGAGGGCGTCCGGCCGTTGCTCACCCGACCGAGCACGGTGTCGAACAGGCCCTGACCGTAGGCGTCGTTCACGTAGACCAGGCTCACCGTGGTGGTGTCGGCGAAGGGGCGCTGGTCCCCGCTCACCGCGCGCACGTTGCTGACCAGGTCCGCGATGATGCGGCCCTGCAGCCGGTCCGACGGCGCCGTGCGCCACACCAGGCCCGCCTCACCGGACGCCGCCGTCTTGTCGCTCAGCGTCCCGATGTCGGGGCTGGTCGCCGTGTGCGTCATCAAGAGCACGTTGCGCGGAATGGTGATGGTGCTGATGGCGATGGTCTGCGCGCTGCCCGAGGAGAAGATGGCGGGCACGCCGCGCTCCGTCACCAGCCACTCGGCCTGCTCGCGAGCCCGGGCGGGCTCCGAGCGCGTGTCGCAGATGAGCAGATTGAACCGCCGGCCGCCCACGCCCTCGCGCTCGTTGATCTCCCCCAACGCCAGCTTGAGCGCGTTGAGCGCCTGCCGCTCCGACACGTCCTCGCCGCCGGACGTCGTCAGGGGCAGCGCCGCGCCCAGGACGATGGGGTTGCCCGTGGTGGGGCCCACCACCTCGCCGCAGCCCTCCGGCTGGGGCAGGCAGAAGCCGCCCGAGGAGCACACCTGGTTGGTGTCGCAGTCCGCGCTGGTCTCGCACTCGTCGAGCCCGCCCGCGGTGGTGAAGCTGCAGCCGGCCAGGAGCGCCGCGCAGCACGACATGAGTCGCAGGGTCTTCATCAGAAGCTGACCTCCAGACCCGCGCCGGTGCCACGAGGCGCCAGGGTCATCCGGACCTCGCCTTCCGCCGGGGGGCCGTCTTTCGGATACAGGATGATGGCGGTGATGGCGCCGGCCAGGCCCACGCCGAAGCCGATGTCCGCGAGCAGCGCCTTGGTCTTCGTGTTGTCCGCGAAGGTCTGCTTGGTGTCCTCGGTGCGGGCCGCGTCGAACTTCTCGCGCTCGTCACGGGCCTGCAGGCCGAACAGCACGCCCGCGCCCACGCCCAGCACCGCCACGCCGCCCACCGCGTAGGCGGCGATCTTCTGGCGCTGGTAGGACTTGATGGCCCGGTCCAGCTCCGCCTGGCGCTGGCGCAGGTTCTCCTCCTCGGCGCGCTGCGCGGCCAGCTGCTCCTCCTCCGCGCGCTTCTTCGCCGCCTCCGCCTCGCCCTGCAGCTTCTGGCGCTCGGCCTCCGCGGACGCCTGGGCCTGGTTCTCCTTGTCGAGCAGCAGCCGCAGCTTGTCGATGCTGCGCGCGCTGCGCTTGAGCAGCGCCGGGTCCGTGCCCTCGGTGTTGCCCACGTATTGCTGGTACCAGGAGAGCGCCTCGCGCAAATCCCCGGCGTTCTCCAGCGCCACGGCGATGTTGAAGATGAGCCGCGGGTTGGGCTGGGCCTCGTGGGCCTTCTTCAGCGCGTCCGCGGCCTCCTGGTACTTGCCGGCTTGATACAGCCGCTCGCCCTCCTTGATGAGGGCCGCTGGATTCTTGGCGCGCTGGGCGAACGCCACCGGGGGCGACAGCGCGAGGGCCGCCGACAATACGAAGACCAGTCTCATGATGAACACGAGACTAGCGCGCCTTCGGCCCCGGGGCGAAGAGGGTGACCTCACACCTCGTGAAACGAGGTCGGGGCCGCTTCCACCCCCAGGCTGGGAGAGGGAGCGACCCCGACGGGTGCTTCAGGGCGCTACAGCCGCCCTTCGCCTCAGTTCTCCAGGCGCGAAATCAAGAGCTTGCGCTGGAGCATGAGCGCATCGGGCGCCTTGCTGCCCAGCTGCTCGAAGAACACCTCCTGGCTCTTGAGCTCGGTCTTCCACTCGTCCTCCTTGATGGAGGTGGCCTCGGCGACGGCGTCCGCCGACATGTCCAGGCCCTTGAGGTTGAGGCCCTCGTCCTGGCGGGGCACCCAGCCCAGCAGCGTCTCCTTGGTCGGGACGCGGCCGTGCACGCGGTTCACCACCCACTCCAGCACGCGCATGTTCTCGCCGAAGCCCGGCCACAGGAACTTGCCGTCCTTGTCCTGACGGAACCAGTTCACCTGGAAGATCTTGGGCAGCTGCGGAATGGTCTTCTGCATGTCCAGCCAGTGCTGGAGGTAGTCGCCCATGTTGTAGCCGCAGAAGGGCAGCATGGCCATGGGGTCGCGGCGCACGACGCCGACCTTGCCCGTGGCCGCCGCCGTCGTCTCGCTGCCCATGGTGGCGCCCAGGAACACGCCGTGGGTCCAGTTGAAGGCCTGGAGGACCAGCGGCACGGTGGTGGAGCGACGGCCGCCGAAGATGAGCGCGGAGATGGGCACGCCCATCGGATCATTCGCCTTGGGGCTGAGCACCGGGTTGTTGGACATGGGCGCGGTGAAGCGGCTGTTCGGGTGCGCCGCCTTCTCCGTGCTGCCCTTCTTCCAGGGCCGGCCCTGCCAGTCGATGAGCTCCTCGGGGACCTCGCCGTCCTTGCCCTCCCACCACACGTCACCGTCGGGCGTCAGCGCCACGTTGGTGAACAGCGTGTCCTTGGAGATGGTCTCCATGGCGTTGGGGTTGGTCTTGTTGTTGGTGCCCGGCACGACGCCGAAGTAGCCGGCCTCCGGGTTGATGGCGTACAGCCGTCCGTCCGGGCCCGGGCGCATCCAGGCGATGTCGTCGCCCACCGTTTCGATCTTCCAGCCCTTGTACTCGGCGGGCGGAATCATCATCGCGAAGTTCGTCTTGCCGCACGCGGACGGGAAGGCGGCGGCGACGTAGGTCGTCTCGCCCTTGGGGCTCGTCACGCCGAGGA
It encodes:
- the bioF gene encoding 8-amino-7-oxononanoate synthase; the encoded protein is MSDSTRDVASEWAREDLSALQARGLRRGLEPLDSAQGPVVTMGGETLVNFSSNDYLGLAASAAVRAAAIAAVERYGVGTGASRLVVGDTLAHHRLEARLAAFERAEAVLLFNSGYAANTGILPALVGPGDAVFSDALNHASLVDGCRLSRAKVVVYPHADVEVLGSALASTPARRKLVVTDTVFSMDGDVAPLRGIVEGCEAHGAALMVDEAHATGVLGARGAGLCEELGLESRVALRMGTLSKALGGQGAYVATSRVVADLLTSRARPFIFSTALPAALCAAAEVAVDAVEKDVELRERLWRNIRRFAEGLRGLGLRAEARSAVFPVILGEPERALDAARRLREAGVLVKAIRPPTVPEGTSRLRFCLSAGHTLGHVDLALEALRHVGVHDRGTSW
- the bioB gene encoding biotin synthase BioB, whose amino-acid sequence is MSDVATESFHGHAHHAEPAPEGVAVRHDWTLAEVRAVYALPLLDLVHRAQTVHRAVFQDNKVQLCSLLSIKTGGCSEDCAYCPQAARYKTGVKAEKLMAVPEVLAAAQKARSAGATRFCMGAAWREVKDGPQFDSVLEMVRGVRELGMEACATLGMLTDSQAKRLKDAGLSAYNHNLDTSPEHYGDIISTRLYEDRLRTLGRVRDAGISVCCGGIIGLGESVDDRCNLLRTLANQDHHPESVPINALVAVEGTPLAEQPRVETVDMVRTIATARILMPQSMVRLSAGRQQMNEEAQLLCMMAGANSLFFGEKLLTTGNPEYTQDMALLEKAGIRPLEPRQDR
- a CDS encoding pyridoxal phosphate-dependent aminotransferase gives rise to the protein MSRFSLRSDFSRTPNPLAEALAGLRAQGLPPLDLTVSNPTRVGLPAPDAGALHPPGAFDYAPEALGLPSAREAVAGYLRSRGTAVSPEHLVLSASTSESYGWLFKLLCEPGDDVLVPAPCYPLFEHLARLEAVQTRSYRLPLAHGFGLDAGEVEAALGPRTRAVLIINPGNPTGHFLHEGELAALADVCARHRLALISDEVFADYAWAPAPGRVMTVAGRALPMPTFSLSGLSKVAGLPGLKLGWMHVGGPDAARDEALARLEWVADTYLSVATPVQLALPRLLAHAPVFQQALLERVRANREHLARARPPGATWDVLPAHGGWSAVLRIPREPGEEAMCLALLEAGVLVQPGYFYDFGGGAFLVLSLLTPPEDFIAALAPLTRVLGAAG
- the bioD gene encoding dethiobiotin synthase; this encodes MSRPFQIFVTGTDTGVGKTQASRALLSLLSDAGLSPQGFKPYESGCASLRAPADALSLREAAGSSLPLDVLCPHRFRLPVAPGVAAARLGREPDWKTTLAAWRQLKGGPAVVEGAGGLFVPLDSRHDVIDLIQTLRLPVLLVARAGLGTLNHTALSLQALAARRIPVRAVLLSRSTSNRDVSERDNRALLQARHGVPVLGPVPFEPDARRRHAAFRRALRPLMP
- a CDS encoding tetratricopeptide repeat protein, yielding MRLVFVLSAALALSPPVAFAQRAKNPAALIKEGERLYQAGKYQEAADALKKAHEAQPNPRLIFNIAVALENAGDLREALSWYQQYVGNTEGTDPALLKRSARSIDKLRLLLDKENQAQASAEAERQKLQGEAEAAKKRAEEEQLAAQRAEEENLRQRQAELDRAIKSYQRQKIAAYAVGGVAVLGVGAGVLFGLQARDEREKFDAARTEDTKQTFADNTKTKALLADIGFGVGLAGAITAIILYPKDGPPAEGEVRMTLAPRGTGAGLEVSF
- a CDS encoding phosphoenolpyruvate carboxykinase (GTP): MASTQVAAEGSKAPTNNPTLLAWVAEMAKMTQPDSIVWCDGSESEKKRMTEQAVSEGILIPLNQQKRPGCYLHRSNPNDVARVEHLTFICTPNKAEAGPTNNWMEPDEAYHKLGQLFAGSMKGRTMYVVPYAMGPIGSPFTKIGVELTDSIYVVLNMRIMARMGKQALDMLGDSDDFNRGLHSTGDVNPDRRYICHFPHDNTIWSFGSGYGGNVLLGKKCLALRIGSFLGREEGWLAEHMLILGVTSPKGETTYVAAAFPSACGKTNFAMMIPPAEYKGWKIETVGDDIAWMRPGPDGRLYAINPEAGYFGVVPGTNNKTNPNAMETISKDTLFTNVALTPDGDVWWEGKDGEVPEELIDWQGRPWKKGSTEKAAHPNSRFTAPMSNNPVLSPKANDPMGVPISALIFGGRRSTTVPLVLQAFNWTHGVFLGATMGSETTAAATGKVGVVRRDPMAMLPFCGYNMGDYLQHWLDMQKTIPQLPKIFQVNWFRQDKDGKFLWPGFGENMRVLEWVVNRVHGRVPTKETLLGWVPRQDEGLNLKGLDMSADAVAEATSIKEDEWKTELKSQEVFFEQLGSKAPDALMLQRKLLISRLEN
- a CDS encoding ABC transporter substrate-binding protein produces the protein MKTLRLMSCCAALLAGCSFTTAGGLDECETSADCDTNQVCSSGGFCLPQPEGCGEVVGPTTGNPIVLGAALPLTTSGGEDVSERQALNALKLALGEINEREGVGGRRFNLLICDTRSEPARAREQAEWLVTERGVPAIFSSGSAQTIAISTITIPRNVLLMTHTATSPDIGTLSDKTAASGEAGLVWRTAPSDRLQGRIIADLVSNVRAVSGDQRPFADTTTVSLVYVNDAYGQGLFDTVLGRVSNGRTPSSAFYARNGDVSAAVTHLATNPGPSIAVMMGFSEDNAKIITQAAAQGRTSQRYFFTDASKDSNLITSLGTSKGIVEGAYGTAPAQARPGDAVYTTFKERFRTAYNGTDPGQFSFTAHAYDSMYLVALGAAFAAGAEVNNPQPITGDRIAQGLAKVTPPPATPATTYALGFSRFTEARGEISAGKFINVQGASGPLDFDATGEAPSEYELFQIVDGTFQTVELIAPAAD